Proteins from one Deinococcus sp. AB2017081 genomic window:
- a CDS encoding S1C family serine protease: MTTFSDLSTSLADAVDATASSLVSVRGGPPISGSVIGAGLVLTVAHVLNADDVTVVTATGQNLAATVAGRDPTTDLALLRVPGLDAPALSAGGPVRVGELLLAVGRPAHGVQATLGFMERGAPAGGPGRGWLLSGAAPFRGVSGGALVDARGGLVGILNAGVSRGDLLAVPADRALKVAGLLDAAGRVPRGYLGLSTQPVRFPGESGEDAAADPRRGGPHLHGRGGWGGREWGGRGPDGRGRGGPHWGRGGGRLGLTVVQVEQDSPAGFAGVKVGDILLALDGEMIRHPRELLDRVRDRAGEPVTLRVLRGGEEQDVAVTVGER, encoded by the coding sequence ATGACGACCTTCTCTGATCTGTCTACATCTCTGGCCGACGCCGTCGATGCCACCGCCAGCAGTCTCGTGTCCGTGCGCGGAGGCCCACCGATCAGCGGCAGCGTGATCGGCGCGGGTCTGGTGCTCACCGTCGCTCACGTGTTGAATGCCGACGACGTGACGGTCGTCACCGCCACGGGCCAGAACCTGGCCGCCACGGTCGCGGGCCGCGACCCGACCACCGATCTGGCACTGCTGCGGGTGCCGGGTCTGGACGCTCCGGCCCTCTCTGCCGGTGGCCCGGTTCGGGTCGGCGAACTGCTGCTGGCGGTGGGCCGCCCGGCGCACGGTGTCCAGGCGACGCTGGGCTTCATGGAACGCGGGGCGCCGGCTGGCGGCCCCGGCCGGGGCTGGCTGCTCAGCGGCGCGGCACCGTTCCGGGGCGTGAGCGGTGGGGCGCTGGTCGATGCCCGTGGCGGTCTCGTGGGCATCCTGAATGCCGGCGTGTCACGCGGTGACCTGCTGGCGGTTCCGGCCGACCGTGCCCTGAAGGTGGCCGGTCTGCTGGACGCCGCTGGGCGCGTGCCCCGTGGCTACCTGGGCCTCTCGACGCAGCCGGTGCGTTTTCCCGGCGAGTCCGGTGAGGACGCGGCAGCGGATCCCCGGCGCGGCGGGCCGCACCTGCACGGCCGGGGAGGCTGGGGTGGCCGCGAGTGGGGCGGCCGTGGCCCGGACGGACGGGGTCGCGGTGGCCCGCACTGGGGTCGGGGCGGCGGTCGGCTGGGCCTGACCGTCGTGCAGGTCGAGCAGGACAGCCCAGCCGGGTTCGCGGGCGTGAAGGTCGGGGACATCCTGCTGGCACTGGATGGCGAGATGATCCGCCACCCCCGCGAACTGCTCGACCGTGTCCGCGACCGGGCGGGTGAGCCCGTGACCCTGCGGGTGCTGCGGGGCGGCGAGGAACAGGATGTGGCCGTGACCGTCGGGGAACGCTGA
- a CDS encoding GNAT family N-acetyltransferase yields the protein MTVILRPLAPGDEDAAVRWAADPEFCAAADWTPGLSARAVRRHWHAIIAGGDPTFRRWGVTHGGGLVGYVDLAHLDGRSAELGIAIGDRALWGQGLARQACVQVLEIAWALGLAEVTALVHEPNDRSHALMRSLGLVEAGQVEPERYRGAVVPVRRYVIRRPD from the coding sequence GTGACCGTCATCCTGAGGCCCCTGGCACCGGGCGACGAGGACGCAGCCGTGCGCTGGGCCGCCGACCCGGAGTTCTGCGCCGCCGCCGACTGGACACCCGGACTGTCCGCCCGCGCGGTGCGCCGCCACTGGCACGCGATCATCGCCGGGGGGGATCCGACCTTCCGGCGCTGGGGCGTCACGCACGGCGGTGGGCTGGTCGGCTACGTGGACCTCGCCCACCTGGACGGCCGGTCGGCGGAACTCGGCATCGCCATCGGCGACCGTGCGCTGTGGGGGCAGGGGCTGGCGCGGCAGGCGTGCGTGCAGGTGCTTGAAATCGCGTGGGCGCTGGGCCTGGCCGAGGTGACGGCCCTGGTGCATGAACCGAATGACCGCTCCCACGCCCTGATGCGCTCGCTGGGGCTCGTGGAGGCTGGTCAGGTCGAGCCGGAACGGTACCGGGGCGCGGTGGTGCCGGTGCGGCGGTACGTGATCCGGCGGCCAGACTGA